A single region of the Neodiprion pinetum isolate iyNeoPine1 chromosome 5, iyNeoPine1.2, whole genome shotgun sequence genome encodes:
- the Sarm gene encoding NAD(+) hydrolase sarm1 isoform X8, which produces MRIDMSEFPVEGGENGDMHTVIENLQKKRDLISGRTGHHTHVSTHSHHPQVTTSSQMLTNQSQTSTSSRVAQQTSQRILTSSSSREMSNASNVKVKDGLNELKRGITEMKNMSSNFSQRLRSSMENLVDRDGSGTDENLSEPLVTFPDPDTPPPVTGTVTLTGGSPSQQLNSLNSLGNLHNMNQPMGMSNMPTMTSMSIIPAGPETMKFEQKKMTSASKTKVVTDGFSAEKATENSAEMRALQAGDVSYKEQSAATVARARVELDGVSAEKSVASAREQRSLKAGDLSHQESNNMSASTMKVQSDSYSSEKKAMAAQQQRQTVTSTGIYNHEKHMAASSQSSVTIASKGVSSKASITSATSAVNQLMNNGMRPAEDELLSLPLDDLDVLSSNSNLQDVERAKAKYSGFLDTLVQRLKASDGKNANAPLLLNRVSEIIRKAWAVPTHGHDLGYTLCNTLRNRGGLDMLMSNCIAQDIELQFSSARLLEQCLTNENRAHVVENGLEKVVNVACVCTKNANSVNHSRVGTGILEHLFKHSEGTCSDVIRLGGLDAVLFECRKNDVETLRHCAGALANLSLYGGAENQEAMIKRKVPMWLFPLAFHTDDNIKYYACLAIAVLVANKEIEAAVLKSGTLDLVEPFVTSHNPYEFAKSNLAHAHGQSKNWLERLVPVLSSKREEARNLAAFHFCMEAGIKKQQGNTEIFREIGAIEPLKKVASCPNAVASKYAVQALRLIGEEIPHKLSQQVPLWSTEDVREWVKQIGFAEYALNFVESRVDGDLLLQLTESNLIEDIGLTNGIRRRRFTRELQNLKKMADYSSRDTGNLNSFLESIGPEFSIYTYAMLNAGVDKDSIGNLSEDQLQNECGIANSIHRLMILEAIKNKPHNLGIFNSSGDESPDKSLDVFVSYRRSNGSQLASLLKVHLQLRGFSVFIDVERLEAGKFDNNLLQSIRQAKHFLLVLTPNALERCIQDTECKDWVHREIVAALGSHCNIIPIIDNFQWPEPEDLPEDMRAVCHFNGVRWIHDYQDACVDKLERFMRGEIPMRSDLSSGIPRSLASKDVTQPSTPASTNIRQPSYQRMHSNESRGSDKDSINGRD; this is translated from the exons ATGCGCATTGAC ATGTCCGAGTTCCCAGTGGAGGGTGGCGAAAATGGGGACATGCATACCGTCATTGAGAATCTGCAGAAAAAGCGAGATCTCATCTCGGGAAGAACGGGACATCATACCCACGTCTCGACTCACTCTCATCATCCGCAAGTCACGACATCCTCAcag ATGCTCACGAACCAGAGTCAGACGAGCACGTCGAGCAGAGTTGCTCAGCAGACCTCGCAGAGGATCCTCACTTCCTCCTCGTCGAGGGAGATGTCGAATGCCAGCAACGTCAAAGTTAAGGACGGACTGAACGAGCTCAAACGCGGCATCACAGAGATGAAAAACATGTCATCGAACTTCTCTCAGCGACTTCGAAGCAGCATGGAAAACCTCGTGGACAG AGACGGCAGTGGCACCGATGAAAACCTCTCCGAGCCTCTGGTCACGTTTCCGGATCCGGACACGCCGCCTCCAGTCACAGGCACGGTCACTTTGACAGGTGGCTCGCCCTCCCAGCAGCTAAACTCTCTCAACTCGTTGGGTAATCTTCACAACATGAACCAGCCCATGGGCATGTCCAACATGCCCACCATGACCAGCATGTCCATCATTCCAGCCGGTCCGGAGACCATGAAATTCGAGCAAAAGAAGATGACCAGCGCCTCAAAAACGAAG GTCGTGACCGACGGTTTCAGCGCGGAAAAAGCTACAGAAAATAGCGCTGAGATGAGGGCACTTCAAGCTGGTGACGTTTCTTACAAGGAGCAAAGCGCAGCTACAGTCGCCAGGGCGAGAGTCGAGCTTGATGGCGTCTCGGCAGAAAAAAGCGTCGCCTCGGCGAGG GAACAACGAAGTCTTAAGGCTGGTGATCTATCGCATCAAGAAAGCAACAACATGTCCGCATCGACGATGAAAGTACAGAGCGATTCGTATAGTTCGGAAAAG AAAGCAATGGCAGCTCAGCAGCAGAGACAGACGGTGACGTCGACGGGTATATATAATCACGAGAAGCACATGGCGGCTAGTTCGCAATCGAGCGTAACGATAGCGTCGAAGGGGGTCAGCTCAAAGGCGTCGATCACGTCGGCCACGTCGGCGGTTAACCAGCTGATGAACAACGGCATGAGGCCCGCCGAAGACGAGCTCCTTTCCTTGCCACTGGACGACCTTGACGTGCTCTCATCAAATTCGAATCTTCAGGACGTTGAGCGGGCTAAAGCGAAGTACTCTGGCTTTTTGGACACTCTGGTACAGCGGCTGAAGGCCAGCGATGGAAAGAACGCAAACGCGCCGCTGCTACTGAACAGAGTTAGCGAGATCATCCGGAAGGCATGGGCAGTTCCTACCCACGGTCACGACCTCGGCTACACGCTGTGCAACACCCTGAGGAATCGGGGGGGTCTCGACATGCTCATGTCAAATTGCATAGCCCAAGATATCGAGCTTCAGTTCTCATCCGCGAGGCTGTTGGAACAATGTTTAACGAACGAGAACAGAGCTCACGTCGTTGAGAATGGACTCGAGAAGGTCGTCAACGTAGCATGCGTATGTACCAAGAACGCGAACTCGGTTAACCACTCCAGGGTAGGCACCGGGATACTGGAACACCTCTTCAAGCACAGCGAGGGAACCTGCAGCGACGTAATCAGGCTTGGCGGCCTCGACGCCGTGCTCTTCGAGTGCCGAAAGAACGACGTCGAGACACTCAGACACTGTGCCGGGGCCTTGGCGAACCTCTCGCTTTACGGCGGCGCCGAGAACCAGGAGGCCATGATCAAGAGGAAGGTACCGATGTGGCTGTTCCCACTGGCCTTTCACACCGACGATAACATCAAGTACTACGCCTGTCTGGCCATCGCGGTTCTCGTTGCGAACAAGGAGATCGAGGCTGCGGTACTCAAGTCCGGAACCCTGGACCTCGTCGAGCCCTTCGTAACGTCGCACAATCCCTACGAATTTGCAAAGTCGAATCTCGCCCACGCTCACGGGCAGAGCAAGAACTGGCTCGAACGACTCGTCCCGGTTCTGAGCTCGAAACGAGAGGAGGCCAGGAATCTTGCTGCCTTCCATTTCTGCATGGAGGCTGGGATCAAGAAACAGCAGGGTAACACCGAGATATTCCGCGAGATCGGGGCCATCGAACCTCTCAAGAAGGTCGCCAGCTGCCCTAACGCCGTTGCGTCGAAATACGCCGTTCAGGCTCTGAGGCTCATCGGTGAGGAGATTCCCCATAAGCTCAGCCAGCAGGTTCCCCTTTGGTCCACCGAAGACGTCAGGGAGTGGGTGAAACAGATCGGATTTGCCGAGTATGCCCTGAACTTCGTCGAGAGCAGGGTCGACGGCGATCTCCTCCTACAGCTTACGGAGTCGAATCTGATCGAGGACATCGGATTGACGAACGGCATCAGGCGGAGGAGGTTCACCAGGGagcttcaaaatttgaaaaaaatggccGACTACAGCAGCAGGGACACCGGGAACTTGAACAGTTTCCTTGAATCCATTGGACCAGAGTTTTCGATTTATACATACGCGATGCTTAATGCCGGCGTCGACAAGGACTCGATCGGTAATTTGTCCGAGGATCAGCTTCAGAACGAGTGCGGTATCGCTAACAGCATTCACAGGCTCATGATACTCGAAGCGATCAAAAACAAGCCACATAATCTTGGAATATTCAATTCGTCCGGTGACGAGTCGCCAGACAAATCTCTCGATGTTTTTGTCAGCTATAGAAGATCCAACGGGTCGCAACTCGCCAGTCTACTCAAGGTCCATCTGCAACTCAGGGGATTCTCCGTATTTATCGACGTCGAGAGATTGGAGGCTGGGAAATTTGACAATAACCTTCTTCAAAGTATCAGACAGGCGAAACACTTCCTACTTGTTCTCACACCCAACGCTTTGGAGCGATGTATACAGGATACCGAATGCAAAGACTGGGTACACAGG GAAATCGTTGCAGCCCTAGGATCACATTGCAACATCATTCCCATAatagataattttcaatggCCAGAGCCAGAAGACCTTCCGGAAGATATGAGGGCAGTATGTCACTTCAATGGTGTCCGTTGGATACACGATTACCAAGATGCTTGCGTAGACAAGCTAGAAAG GTTTATGCGCGGTGAAATTCCTATGAGGTCGGACCTCTCTAGTGGCATACCAAGAAGTTTGGCATCCAAAGATGTTACTCAGCCAAGCACACCGGCTAGCACAAATATACGACAACCCAGTTATCAGCGAATGCACAGCAATGAAAGTCGCGGAAGTGACAAAGACTCGATAAATGGTAGAGATTGA
- the Sarm gene encoding NAD(+) hydrolase sarm1 isoform X4, with the protein MSVDRGLNMLHTSGYQYRSSMYKGRGAFLKSMSEFPVEGGENGDMHTVIENLQKKRDLISGRTGHHTHVSTHSHHPQVTTSSQMLTNQSQTSTSSRVAQQTSQRILTSSSSREMSNASNVKVKDGLNELKRGITEMKNMSSNFSQRLRSSMENLVDRDGSGTDENLSEPLVTFPDPDTPPPVTGTVTLTGGSPSQQLNSLNSLGNLHNMNQPMGMSNMPTMTSMSIIPAGPETMKFEQKKMTSASKTKVVTDGFSAEKATENSAEMRALQAGDVSYKEQSAATVARARVELDGVSAEKSVASAREQRSLKAGDLSHQESNNMSASTMKVQSDSYSSEKKAMAAQQQRQTVTSTGIYNHEKHMAASSQSSVTIASKGVSSKASITSATSAVNQLMNNGMRPAEDELLSLPLDDLDVLSSNSNLQDVERAKAKYSGFLDTLVQRLKASDGKNANAPLLLNRVSEIIRKAWAVPTHGHDLGYTLCNTLRNRGGLDMLMSNCIAQDIELQFSSARLLEQCLTNENRAHVVENGLEKVVNVACVCTKNANSVNHSRVGTGILEHLFKHSEGTCSDVIRLGGLDAVLFECRKNDVETLRHCAGALANLSLYGGAENQEAMIKRKVPMWLFPLAFHTDDNIKYYACLAIAVLVANKEIEAAVLKSGTLDLVEPFVTSHNPYEFAKSNLAHAHGQSKNWLERLVPVLSSKREEARNLAAFHFCMEAGIKKQQGNTEIFREIGAIEPLKKVASCPNAVASKYAVQALRLIGEEIPHKLSQQVPLWSTEDVREWVKQIGFAEYALNFVESRVDGDLLLQLTESNLIEDIGLTNGIRRRRFTRELQNLKKMADYSSRDTGNLNSFLESIGPEFSIYTYAMLNAGVDKDSIGNLSEDQLQNECGIANSIHRLMILEAIKNKPHNLGIFNSSGDESPDKSLDVFVSYRRSNGSQLASLLKVHLQLRGFSVFIDVERLEAGKFDNNLLQSIRQAKHFLLVLTPNALERCIQDTECKDWVHREIVAALGSHCNIIPIIDNFQWPEPEDLPEDMRAVCHFNGVRWIHDYQDACVDKLERFMRGEIPMRSDLSSGIPRSLASKDVTQPSTPASTNIRQPSYQRMHSNESRGSDKDSINGRD; encoded by the exons ATGTCCGAGTTCCCAGTGGAGGGTGGCGAAAATGGGGACATGCATACCGTCATTGAGAATCTGCAGAAAAAGCGAGATCTCATCTCGGGAAGAACGGGACATCATACCCACGTCTCGACTCACTCTCATCATCCGCAAGTCACGACATCCTCAcag ATGCTCACGAACCAGAGTCAGACGAGCACGTCGAGCAGAGTTGCTCAGCAGACCTCGCAGAGGATCCTCACTTCCTCCTCGTCGAGGGAGATGTCGAATGCCAGCAACGTCAAAGTTAAGGACGGACTGAACGAGCTCAAACGCGGCATCACAGAGATGAAAAACATGTCATCGAACTTCTCTCAGCGACTTCGAAGCAGCATGGAAAACCTCGTGGACAG AGACGGCAGTGGCACCGATGAAAACCTCTCCGAGCCTCTGGTCACGTTTCCGGATCCGGACACGCCGCCTCCAGTCACAGGCACGGTCACTTTGACAGGTGGCTCGCCCTCCCAGCAGCTAAACTCTCTCAACTCGTTGGGTAATCTTCACAACATGAACCAGCCCATGGGCATGTCCAACATGCCCACCATGACCAGCATGTCCATCATTCCAGCCGGTCCGGAGACCATGAAATTCGAGCAAAAGAAGATGACCAGCGCCTCAAAAACGAAG GTCGTGACCGACGGTTTCAGCGCGGAAAAAGCTACAGAAAATAGCGCTGAGATGAGGGCACTTCAAGCTGGTGACGTTTCTTACAAGGAGCAAAGCGCAGCTACAGTCGCCAGGGCGAGAGTCGAGCTTGATGGCGTCTCGGCAGAAAAAAGCGTCGCCTCGGCGAGG GAACAACGAAGTCTTAAGGCTGGTGATCTATCGCATCAAGAAAGCAACAACATGTCCGCATCGACGATGAAAGTACAGAGCGATTCGTATAGTTCGGAAAAG AAAGCAATGGCAGCTCAGCAGCAGAGACAGACGGTGACGTCGACGGGTATATATAATCACGAGAAGCACATGGCGGCTAGTTCGCAATCGAGCGTAACGATAGCGTCGAAGGGGGTCAGCTCAAAGGCGTCGATCACGTCGGCCACGTCGGCGGTTAACCAGCTGATGAACAACGGCATGAGGCCCGCCGAAGACGAGCTCCTTTCCTTGCCACTGGACGACCTTGACGTGCTCTCATCAAATTCGAATCTTCAGGACGTTGAGCGGGCTAAAGCGAAGTACTCTGGCTTTTTGGACACTCTGGTACAGCGGCTGAAGGCCAGCGATGGAAAGAACGCAAACGCGCCGCTGCTACTGAACAGAGTTAGCGAGATCATCCGGAAGGCATGGGCAGTTCCTACCCACGGTCACGACCTCGGCTACACGCTGTGCAACACCCTGAGGAATCGGGGGGGTCTCGACATGCTCATGTCAAATTGCATAGCCCAAGATATCGAGCTTCAGTTCTCATCCGCGAGGCTGTTGGAACAATGTTTAACGAACGAGAACAGAGCTCACGTCGTTGAGAATGGACTCGAGAAGGTCGTCAACGTAGCATGCGTATGTACCAAGAACGCGAACTCGGTTAACCACTCCAGGGTAGGCACCGGGATACTGGAACACCTCTTCAAGCACAGCGAGGGAACCTGCAGCGACGTAATCAGGCTTGGCGGCCTCGACGCCGTGCTCTTCGAGTGCCGAAAGAACGACGTCGAGACACTCAGACACTGTGCCGGGGCCTTGGCGAACCTCTCGCTTTACGGCGGCGCCGAGAACCAGGAGGCCATGATCAAGAGGAAGGTACCGATGTGGCTGTTCCCACTGGCCTTTCACACCGACGATAACATCAAGTACTACGCCTGTCTGGCCATCGCGGTTCTCGTTGCGAACAAGGAGATCGAGGCTGCGGTACTCAAGTCCGGAACCCTGGACCTCGTCGAGCCCTTCGTAACGTCGCACAATCCCTACGAATTTGCAAAGTCGAATCTCGCCCACGCTCACGGGCAGAGCAAGAACTGGCTCGAACGACTCGTCCCGGTTCTGAGCTCGAAACGAGAGGAGGCCAGGAATCTTGCTGCCTTCCATTTCTGCATGGAGGCTGGGATCAAGAAACAGCAGGGTAACACCGAGATATTCCGCGAGATCGGGGCCATCGAACCTCTCAAGAAGGTCGCCAGCTGCCCTAACGCCGTTGCGTCGAAATACGCCGTTCAGGCTCTGAGGCTCATCGGTGAGGAGATTCCCCATAAGCTCAGCCAGCAGGTTCCCCTTTGGTCCACCGAAGACGTCAGGGAGTGGGTGAAACAGATCGGATTTGCCGAGTATGCCCTGAACTTCGTCGAGAGCAGGGTCGACGGCGATCTCCTCCTACAGCTTACGGAGTCGAATCTGATCGAGGACATCGGATTGACGAACGGCATCAGGCGGAGGAGGTTCACCAGGGagcttcaaaatttgaaaaaaatggccGACTACAGCAGCAGGGACACCGGGAACTTGAACAGTTTCCTTGAATCCATTGGACCAGAGTTTTCGATTTATACATACGCGATGCTTAATGCCGGCGTCGACAAGGACTCGATCGGTAATTTGTCCGAGGATCAGCTTCAGAACGAGTGCGGTATCGCTAACAGCATTCACAGGCTCATGATACTCGAAGCGATCAAAAACAAGCCACATAATCTTGGAATATTCAATTCGTCCGGTGACGAGTCGCCAGACAAATCTCTCGATGTTTTTGTCAGCTATAGAAGATCCAACGGGTCGCAACTCGCCAGTCTACTCAAGGTCCATCTGCAACTCAGGGGATTCTCCGTATTTATCGACGTCGAGAGATTGGAGGCTGGGAAATTTGACAATAACCTTCTTCAAAGTATCAGACAGGCGAAACACTTCCTACTTGTTCTCACACCCAACGCTTTGGAGCGATGTATACAGGATACCGAATGCAAAGACTGGGTACACAGG GAAATCGTTGCAGCCCTAGGATCACATTGCAACATCATTCCCATAatagataattttcaatggCCAGAGCCAGAAGACCTTCCGGAAGATATGAGGGCAGTATGTCACTTCAATGGTGTCCGTTGGATACACGATTACCAAGATGCTTGCGTAGACAAGCTAGAAAG GTTTATGCGCGGTGAAATTCCTATGAGGTCGGACCTCTCTAGTGGCATACCAAGAAGTTTGGCATCCAAAGATGTTACTCAGCCAAGCACACCGGCTAGCACAAATATACGACAACCCAGTTATCAGCGAATGCACAGCAATGAAAGTCGCGGAAGTGACAAAGACTCGATAAATGGTAGAGATTGA
- the Sarm gene encoding NAD(+) hydrolase sarm1 isoform X9 gives MSEFPVEGGENGDMHTVIENLQKKRDLISGRTGHHTHVSTHSHHPQVTTSSQMLTNQSQTSTSSRVAQQTSQRILTSSSSREMSNASNVKVKDGLNELKRGITEMKNMSSNFSQRLRSSMENLVDRDGSGTDENLSEPLVTFPDPDTPPPVTGTVTLTGGSPSQQLNSLNSLGNLHNMNQPMGMSNMPTMTSMSIIPAGPETMKFEQKKMTSASKTKVVTDGFSAEKATENSAEMRALQAGDVSYKEQSAATVARARVELDGVSAEKSVASAREQRSLKAGDLSHQESNNMSASTMKVQSDSYSSEKKAMAAQQQRQTVTSTGIYNHEKHMAASSQSSVTIASKGVSSKASITSATSAVNQLMNNGMRPAEDELLSLPLDDLDVLSSNSNLQDVERAKAKYSGFLDTLVQRLKASDGKNANAPLLLNRVSEIIRKAWAVPTHGHDLGYTLCNTLRNRGGLDMLMSNCIAQDIELQFSSARLLEQCLTNENRAHVVENGLEKVVNVACVCTKNANSVNHSRVGTGILEHLFKHSEGTCSDVIRLGGLDAVLFECRKNDVETLRHCAGALANLSLYGGAENQEAMIKRKVPMWLFPLAFHTDDNIKYYACLAIAVLVANKEIEAAVLKSGTLDLVEPFVTSHNPYEFAKSNLAHAHGQSKNWLERLVPVLSSKREEARNLAAFHFCMEAGIKKQQGNTEIFREIGAIEPLKKVASCPNAVASKYAVQALRLIGEEIPHKLSQQVPLWSTEDVREWVKQIGFAEYALNFVESRVDGDLLLQLTESNLIEDIGLTNGIRRRRFTRELQNLKKMADYSSRDTGNLNSFLESIGPEFSIYTYAMLNAGVDKDSIGNLSEDQLQNECGIANSIHRLMILEAIKNKPHNLGIFNSSGDESPDKSLDVFVSYRRSNGSQLASLLKVHLQLRGFSVFIDVERLEAGKFDNNLLQSIRQAKHFLLVLTPNALERCIQDTECKDWVHREIVAALGSHCNIIPIIDNFQWPEPEDLPEDMRAVCHFNGVRWIHDYQDACVDKLERFMRGEIPMRSDLSSGIPRSLASKDVTQPSTPASTNIRQPSYQRMHSNESRGSDKDSINGRD, from the exons ATGTCCGAGTTCCCAGTGGAGGGTGGCGAAAATGGGGACATGCATACCGTCATTGAGAATCTGCAGAAAAAGCGAGATCTCATCTCGGGAAGAACGGGACATCATACCCACGTCTCGACTCACTCTCATCATCCGCAAGTCACGACATCCTCAcag ATGCTCACGAACCAGAGTCAGACGAGCACGTCGAGCAGAGTTGCTCAGCAGACCTCGCAGAGGATCCTCACTTCCTCCTCGTCGAGGGAGATGTCGAATGCCAGCAACGTCAAAGTTAAGGACGGACTGAACGAGCTCAAACGCGGCATCACAGAGATGAAAAACATGTCATCGAACTTCTCTCAGCGACTTCGAAGCAGCATGGAAAACCTCGTGGACAG AGACGGCAGTGGCACCGATGAAAACCTCTCCGAGCCTCTGGTCACGTTTCCGGATCCGGACACGCCGCCTCCAGTCACAGGCACGGTCACTTTGACAGGTGGCTCGCCCTCCCAGCAGCTAAACTCTCTCAACTCGTTGGGTAATCTTCACAACATGAACCAGCCCATGGGCATGTCCAACATGCCCACCATGACCAGCATGTCCATCATTCCAGCCGGTCCGGAGACCATGAAATTCGAGCAAAAGAAGATGACCAGCGCCTCAAAAACGAAG GTCGTGACCGACGGTTTCAGCGCGGAAAAAGCTACAGAAAATAGCGCTGAGATGAGGGCACTTCAAGCTGGTGACGTTTCTTACAAGGAGCAAAGCGCAGCTACAGTCGCCAGGGCGAGAGTCGAGCTTGATGGCGTCTCGGCAGAAAAAAGCGTCGCCTCGGCGAGG GAACAACGAAGTCTTAAGGCTGGTGATCTATCGCATCAAGAAAGCAACAACATGTCCGCATCGACGATGAAAGTACAGAGCGATTCGTATAGTTCGGAAAAG AAAGCAATGGCAGCTCAGCAGCAGAGACAGACGGTGACGTCGACGGGTATATATAATCACGAGAAGCACATGGCGGCTAGTTCGCAATCGAGCGTAACGATAGCGTCGAAGGGGGTCAGCTCAAAGGCGTCGATCACGTCGGCCACGTCGGCGGTTAACCAGCTGATGAACAACGGCATGAGGCCCGCCGAAGACGAGCTCCTTTCCTTGCCACTGGACGACCTTGACGTGCTCTCATCAAATTCGAATCTTCAGGACGTTGAGCGGGCTAAAGCGAAGTACTCTGGCTTTTTGGACACTCTGGTACAGCGGCTGAAGGCCAGCGATGGAAAGAACGCAAACGCGCCGCTGCTACTGAACAGAGTTAGCGAGATCATCCGGAAGGCATGGGCAGTTCCTACCCACGGTCACGACCTCGGCTACACGCTGTGCAACACCCTGAGGAATCGGGGGGGTCTCGACATGCTCATGTCAAATTGCATAGCCCAAGATATCGAGCTTCAGTTCTCATCCGCGAGGCTGTTGGAACAATGTTTAACGAACGAGAACAGAGCTCACGTCGTTGAGAATGGACTCGAGAAGGTCGTCAACGTAGCATGCGTATGTACCAAGAACGCGAACTCGGTTAACCACTCCAGGGTAGGCACCGGGATACTGGAACACCTCTTCAAGCACAGCGAGGGAACCTGCAGCGACGTAATCAGGCTTGGCGGCCTCGACGCCGTGCTCTTCGAGTGCCGAAAGAACGACGTCGAGACACTCAGACACTGTGCCGGGGCCTTGGCGAACCTCTCGCTTTACGGCGGCGCCGAGAACCAGGAGGCCATGATCAAGAGGAAGGTACCGATGTGGCTGTTCCCACTGGCCTTTCACACCGACGATAACATCAAGTACTACGCCTGTCTGGCCATCGCGGTTCTCGTTGCGAACAAGGAGATCGAGGCTGCGGTACTCAAGTCCGGAACCCTGGACCTCGTCGAGCCCTTCGTAACGTCGCACAATCCCTACGAATTTGCAAAGTCGAATCTCGCCCACGCTCACGGGCAGAGCAAGAACTGGCTCGAACGACTCGTCCCGGTTCTGAGCTCGAAACGAGAGGAGGCCAGGAATCTTGCTGCCTTCCATTTCTGCATGGAGGCTGGGATCAAGAAACAGCAGGGTAACACCGAGATATTCCGCGAGATCGGGGCCATCGAACCTCTCAAGAAGGTCGCCAGCTGCCCTAACGCCGTTGCGTCGAAATACGCCGTTCAGGCTCTGAGGCTCATCGGTGAGGAGATTCCCCATAAGCTCAGCCAGCAGGTTCCCCTTTGGTCCACCGAAGACGTCAGGGAGTGGGTGAAACAGATCGGATTTGCCGAGTATGCCCTGAACTTCGTCGAGAGCAGGGTCGACGGCGATCTCCTCCTACAGCTTACGGAGTCGAATCTGATCGAGGACATCGGATTGACGAACGGCATCAGGCGGAGGAGGTTCACCAGGGagcttcaaaatttgaaaaaaatggccGACTACAGCAGCAGGGACACCGGGAACTTGAACAGTTTCCTTGAATCCATTGGACCAGAGTTTTCGATTTATACATACGCGATGCTTAATGCCGGCGTCGACAAGGACTCGATCGGTAATTTGTCCGAGGATCAGCTTCAGAACGAGTGCGGTATCGCTAACAGCATTCACAGGCTCATGATACTCGAAGCGATCAAAAACAAGCCACATAATCTTGGAATATTCAATTCGTCCGGTGACGAGTCGCCAGACAAATCTCTCGATGTTTTTGTCAGCTATAGAAGATCCAACGGGTCGCAACTCGCCAGTCTACTCAAGGTCCATCTGCAACTCAGGGGATTCTCCGTATTTATCGACGTCGAGAGATTGGAGGCTGGGAAATTTGACAATAACCTTCTTCAAAGTATCAGACAGGCGAAACACTTCCTACTTGTTCTCACACCCAACGCTTTGGAGCGATGTATACAGGATACCGAATGCAAAGACTGGGTACACAGG GAAATCGTTGCAGCCCTAGGATCACATTGCAACATCATTCCCATAatagataattttcaatggCCAGAGCCAGAAGACCTTCCGGAAGATATGAGGGCAGTATGTCACTTCAATGGTGTCCGTTGGATACACGATTACCAAGATGCTTGCGTAGACAAGCTAGAAAG GTTTATGCGCGGTGAAATTCCTATGAGGTCGGACCTCTCTAGTGGCATACCAAGAAGTTTGGCATCCAAAGATGTTACTCAGCCAAGCACACCGGCTAGCACAAATATACGACAACCCAGTTATCAGCGAATGCACAGCAATGAAAGTCGCGGAAGTGACAAAGACTCGATAAATGGTAGAGATTGA